The Hallerella porci genome has a window encoding:
- a CDS encoding MunI family type II restriction endonuclease — protein MGTLELRERNNWQTNSGPKGLAGAAEHKLFQAFKKAFKNTDYEITEHPKELKHLYDSFELSKEVLEQIFTPSDEAMQKAKRLGWGVSPDFAIKNKKTGKILFGEIKRQDGWVEGKEPSAGRGNAHERMCKLFSPGLIKAYREHSGINDLEILPFWIVLEGDITRDPKRNREIAFWFDSYTKNFFMWRPNMTDKDLIHFFYQNLKPYLD, from the coding sequence ATGGGAACTTTGGAATTAAGAGAACGAAATAACTGGCAAACAAATAGTGGTCCCAAAGGTTTAGCAGGAGCTGCTGAACATAAATTATTTCAAGCCTTTAAAAAGGCTTTTAAAAATACAGATTATGAAATTACAGAACATCCCAAAGAACTCAAGCATCTGTATGATTCTTTTGAACTTTCAAAAGAAGTTTTAGAACAAATTTTTACTCCTTCTGACGAAGCAATGCAAAAAGCCAAGCGGTTAGGTTGGGGAGTTTCTCCTGATTTTGCAATCAAGAATAAAAAAACAGGGAAAATTTTGTTTGGAGAAATTAAAAGACAAGATGGCTGGGTTGAGGGTAAAGAGCCTTCTGCAGGGCGTGGAAACGCTCACGAACGGATGTGTAAATTATTTAGTCCTGGACTCATTAAAGCTTATCGCGAACACAGCGGTATCAACGATTTAGAAATTTTACCTTTTTGGATTGTTTTAGAAGGCGACATTACTAGAGATCCAAAACGTAATCGAGAAATTGCATTTTGGTTTGATTCTTATACAAAAAATTTCTTTATGTGGCGCCCAAATATGACCGATAAAGATTTGATTCACTTTTTTTATCAAAACCTAAAACCTTATCTAGATTAA
- the aroB gene encoding 3-dehydroquinate synthase, which yields MFALKKTIYFTGFMASGKSRIGRSIAERLHATFIDTDALIVERQGKSISEIFEEQGEAAFRKMELETIQEIAADSSPKVVALGGGTLTQAAVVSLIRKTGIIVRLWASPEVLSERIGRKDTRPLMSGLSPEERLEKVKTMLAEREERYALADFSVESTNDSEDIVISAVLRGLKFWDSRAVYVEPSGGSHYPIFIGHKLIPQISSMLAGLRLAPKDSFLVCTDTTIAKAQSRNLGMLRHEAGNCPAFKFRAGEIYKNLSSLNQLYTFMLRRRYSRKSCLLQLSGGVVGDMAGFAAATYQRGIDFVQIPTTLLSMVDSSVGGKVAVNHSEGKNMIGAFYQPKAVVCDLDVLATLPDSEYLAGLAEVVKYGVIYDEKFFAFLEQNVQKILARDSEALAHIIRRSCEIKAEVVGIDEKEQGLRAILNYGHTFGHAIENLHHYEFSHGIGVSLGMRVAARLARNLGMISPEIENRQTALLDAYGFPKTVDGVQPDAAWDAMGVDKKVEKNKRVYILPTKIGEVKKVANVEESLVKEAWKAVLPEVTA from the coding sequence ATGTTTGCGTTAAAGAAGACAATTTATTTCACCGGTTTTATGGCGAGCGGAAAAAGTCGCATCGGAAGAAGCATTGCGGAACGGTTGCATGCAACTTTCATCGATACGGATGCGCTTATCGTCGAACGTCAAGGCAAAAGTATTTCGGAAATTTTTGAAGAACAAGGCGAAGCCGCTTTTCGCAAAATGGAATTGGAAACGATTCAAGAAATTGCCGCGGATTCTTCGCCGAAAGTCGTCGCTCTCGGCGGCGGCACTTTAACGCAGGCTGCAGTCGTTTCGCTGATTCGAAAAACGGGAATCATTGTGCGGCTGTGGGCAAGTCCCGAAGTTCTTTCCGAACGAATTGGCAGAAAAGATACGCGGCCACTCATGTCGGGGCTTTCTCCCGAAGAGCGTTTAGAAAAAGTAAAAACGATGCTCGCTGAACGCGAAGAACGTTATGCGCTCGCAGACTTTAGCGTTGAAAGCACAAACGATTCCGAAGACATTGTAATTTCTGCGGTTCTCCGTGGATTAAAATTTTGGGATTCGCGGGCGGTTTACGTCGAACCTTCGGGCGGCTCGCATTATCCGATTTTTATCGGGCATAAATTGATTCCGCAGATTTCTTCAATGCTTGCGGGACTGCGTCTTGCGCCAAAAGATTCGTTCCTCGTTTGTACCGATACGACGATTGCCAAAGCGCAGTCGCGGAATTTGGGAATGCTCCGCCACGAAGCGGGAAATTGTCCTGCGTTTAAATTTCGCGCCGGAGAAATTTACAAGAATCTCTCGAGTTTAAATCAGCTTTACACATTTATGCTGCGCCGTCGTTACAGTCGCAAATCTTGTTTGCTGCAACTTTCTGGCGGCGTCGTCGGCGATATGGCGGGCTTTGCAGCGGCGACATATCAACGCGGCATTGATTTTGTGCAGATTCCGACAACTCTTCTTTCGATGGTTGATAGTTCTGTCGGCGGAAAAGTCGCAGTCAATCACAGCGAAGGCAAAAATATGATCGGCGCATTTTATCAGCCGAAAGCCGTCGTCTGCGATTTGGATGTTCTCGCGACTCTTCCCGATTCCGAATATTTAGCGGGCCTTGCCGAAGTCGTCAAGTACGGCGTTATTTACGACGAAAAATTCTTTGCATTTTTGGAACAGAATGTGCAAAAAATTCTCGCCCGCGATTCCGAAGCGCTTGCGCACATTATCCGTCGCAGCTGCGAAATCAAAGCAGAAGTGGTCGGCATTGACGAAAAGGAACAAGGACTGCGCGCCATTCTCAATTACGGTCACACCTTTGGACACGCCATTGAAAATTTGCATCATTATGAATTTTCGCATGGTATTGGCGTAAGTTTAGGAATGCGCGTTGCCGCAAGACTTGCGCGAAATTTGGGAATGATTTCGCCCGAAATTGAAAATCGTCAAACGGCGCTTCTCGACGCTTACGGTTTTCCGAAAACGGTGGACGGTGTGCAGCCGGATGCAGCTTGGGATGCGATGGGCGTTGACAAAAAAGTGGAAAAGAACAAACGCGTTTACATTCTTCCGACGAAAATTGGCGAAGTCAAAAAAGTGGCGAATGTCGAAGAATCTCTTGTCAAAGAAGCTTGGAAAGCGGTACTTCCGGAGGTGACTGCATGA
- the aroE gene encoding shikimate dehydrogenase: protein MKNIDGCTQLLAIFGNPVGHSKSPCMHNAVFEKLGISAAYVPLSPEPSDLGTAIAGFRAMKFLGANVTIPFKEKVGAFLDGVSEISRFTGSVNTLYWENGIVGGKLLGTTTDPYGALRDLEEHGVRIPGSRVAILGNGGAAKAIAFAMLAEGAEELTIVSRNAERGAVLADALSKAFPEKKSVGHLLFSEFAAIRKNLDLVLNATSVGMYPNVDATPLPMAMLSSNFAVCDIVYNPKETRLLREAKAAGCKVIGGSAMLVYQGAKSFEYWFPGKTADVDVMKLAVGLSEDEKCLR, encoded by the coding sequence GTGAAAAATATTGATGGATGTACTCAACTGCTCGCCATCTTCGGAAATCCGGTTGGACATAGCAAGTCGCCTTGCATGCATAACGCGGTTTTTGAAAAGCTGGGCATTTCTGCGGCGTATGTGCCGCTTTCTCCCGAGCCCTCGGATTTAGGAACGGCTATCGCGGGATTTCGTGCAATGAAATTTTTGGGCGCTAACGTCACCATTCCTTTTAAGGAAAAAGTGGGCGCATTTTTAGACGGCGTTTCGGAAATTTCGCGGTTTACCGGCAGCGTGAACACTCTCTATTGGGAAAATGGAATCGTCGGCGGTAAATTGCTCGGAACGACAACGGATCCGTATGGAGCGCTTCGCGATTTAGAAGAACACGGTGTTCGCATTCCGGGTTCTCGGGTGGCGATTTTAGGAAACGGTGGGGCAGCGAAAGCGATTGCTTTTGCGATGCTTGCCGAAGGCGCCGAAGAATTGACAATCGTTTCGCGAAATGCAGAGCGGGGCGCAGTACTTGCCGATGCGCTTTCTAAAGCATTTCCCGAGAAAAAATCTGTCGGGCATCTTCTCTTTTCGGAATTTGCTGCGATTCGCAAAAACTTGGATTTGGTGTTGAATGCGACGAGTGTTGGAATGTATCCGAATGTCGATGCGACACCTCTTCCGATGGCGATGCTTTCTTCAAATTTTGCGGTGTGCGACATCGTTTACAACCCGAAAGAAACGCGACTTCTTCGTGAAGCAAAAGCGGCGGGCTGCAAAGTTATCGGTGGCAGCGCGATGCTCGTTTATCAAGGAGCAAAAAGTTTTGAATATTGGTTCCCCGGTAAAACTGCCGACGTGGATGTAATGAAATTAGCCGTGGGCTTGTCGGAGGACGAAAAATGTTTGCGTTAA
- a CDS encoding GDP-mannose 4,6-dehydratase produces the protein MSILVTGGTGALGFHILSSVTRNGEKLYSFSDEQPQPWQKVSDVNYRTGDLLNFKDVLAVMKEINPRAIYHLASQSSVELSYKKPYETLSTNLLGTQNLLEAARQVVPEAKILLLSSSEVYGRTSGTLLTTLHKETDRPNPLTPYATSKACMELLGNQFTNAYGMHIVTIRPFYFTGPHHSRRFSIPSIASQVVRIKKYGAEPIIYSGSLDVSRDVLDVRDVARGLIQVLQAGNPGEVYNICSGKSYTVRELTETLVDIADIDVDFCFDPAKERSLDIPLLVGDPSKIMDLGWKPMITIEDCLQDLYNEMIVRLRMEREMKTAEAKT, from the coding sequence ATGAGTATTTTAGTGACGGGTGGAACAGGAGCGTTGGGCTTTCACATTTTGTCGTCGGTGACGCGCAATGGTGAAAAATTATACAGCTTCAGCGATGAACAACCGCAGCCGTGGCAGAAAGTTTCGGATGTCAATTACCGCACCGGCGATTTGCTGAATTTTAAAGATGTTCTCGCAGTGATGAAAGAAATCAATCCGCGGGCGATTTATCATTTGGCGAGTCAATCCAGCGTGGAACTTTCGTATAAAAAGCCTTACGAAACATTGAGTACAAATTTACTCGGCACGCAGAATTTACTTGAAGCCGCAAGACAAGTTGTTCCCGAAGCAAAAATTTTGCTGCTCAGTTCAAGCGAAGTATATGGCCGCACTTCGGGCACTCTTCTCACCACTCTTCACAAAGAAACCGATCGACCGAATCCGCTGACGCCGTATGCAACTTCGAAAGCGTGCATGGAACTTTTGGGCAATCAATTTACGAATGCTTACGGAATGCACATTGTGACGATTCGCCCGTTCTATTTTACAGGCCCGCATCACAGCCGTCGCTTTTCAATTCCTTCAATTGCAAGTCAAGTTGTCCGCATTAAAAAATATGGCGCAGAACCGATTATTTATTCGGGCAGTTTAGATGTCAGCCGTGATGTGTTGGATGTGCGCGATGTGGCGCGCGGACTTATCCAAGTTTTGCAAGCGGGAAATCCTGGCGAAGTGTATAATATCTGTTCCGGCAAATCTTATACTGTCCGCGAACTCACCGAAACTCTCGTGGACATCGCAGACATCGATGTGGACTTTTGCTTTGACCCGGCAAAAGAACGTTCCTTGGACATTCCTCTCTTAGTCGGCGATCCCTCAAAAATTATGGATCTCGGTTGGAAGCCGATGATTACGATTGAAGATTGCTTACAAGATTTGTATAACGAAATGATTGTACGCCTTCGCATGGAACGCGAAATGAAAACCGCCGAAGCGAAAACTTAA
- a CDS encoding MT-A70 family methyltransferase produces the protein MSNTEQITAYSLYNKQAKERTKINPLAGVYPDLPNKKYQIIYADPPWDYGGKMQYDKSVIKNENIGFEKEIFLSSASFKYPTVKLNQLKELKVQNITADDCILFMWTTGPQMANSIELAEAWGFEYKTVAFVWDKMVHNPGRYTLSQTEFVLAFKHGRFPQPRGARNVRQMITVPRKEHSQKPLEVIAGITQMFPEQSKIELFARNNYTGWDNWGLEVPNSKVDIFSQFEMEQKKDELQIKLAL, from the coding sequence ATGAGTAATACAGAGCAAATTACAGCATATTCATTATACAATAAACAAGCTAAAGAAAGAACAAAAATAAATCCTTTGGCGGGAGTATATCCTGATTTGCCGAATAAAAAATATCAGATTATTTATGCAGATCCTCCATGGGATTATGGTGGTAAAATGCAATATGATAAATCTGTTATTAAAAATGAAAACATAGGCTTTGAAAAAGAAATTTTTCTTAGCTCAGCGAGTTTTAAATATCCAACGGTAAAATTAAACCAGTTAAAAGAATTAAAGGTTCAAAATATTACGGCAGATGATTGCATTTTATTTATGTGGACTACAGGTCCTCAGATGGCAAATTCTATTGAATTGGCCGAAGCGTGGGGATTTGAATATAAAACAGTAGCTTTTGTGTGGGATAAGATGGTTCATAATCCAGGAAGGTACACTTTATCTCAAACTGAATTTGTGTTGGCTTTTAAACATGGGAGGTTTCCTCAACCGCGAGGAGCAAGAAATGTGCGGCAAATGATTACTGTTCCTAGAAAAGAACATAGTCAAAAACCTTTAGAGGTTATTGCAGGCATTACGCAAATGTTTCCGGAACAGTCAAAAATTGAATTATTTGCGAGAAATAATTATACAGGGTGGGATAATTGGGGTTTAGAAGTTCCGAATTCAAAAGTGGATATTTTTTCACAATTTGAAATGGAACAGAAAAAGGATGAGCTGCAAATTAAGTTAGCTCTATAA
- a CDS encoding helix-turn-helix domain-containing protein codes for MIKSKFGAKLKSLRQQRGISQEQFALSIDMDRTYYASVENGKHNISLINIEKIASGLNISLKELFDGV; via the coding sequence ATGATAAAAAGTAAATTCGGAGCTAAATTAAAAAGTCTTAGACAACAAAGAGGCATTAGTCAAGAACAATTTGCTCTTTCTATTGATATGGATCGAACTTATTACGCCTCTGTAGAAAATGGAAAACATAACATTTCTCTCATCAACATTGAAAAAATTGCAAGTGGTCTTAATATCTCTTTAAAAGAACTTTTTGACGGAGTATAA
- a CDS encoding M6 family metalloprotease domain-containing protein, translated as MIGKFQTTLAIGALLWANSVFAYPKNPALKTIDNDGFALTIQNFGDEHYSFTQTLDGFLVIQKEGVYYYADENGEASSMKAKNFNLQNEQEKAYLKSVDEKKVKESHAKKNGRKFQAEKKERASWIPSVSDKPKLRLPNPAGHSYGTNRFPVILVETNDTKNCDSLEFYNQVNQNGYSKNGHIGSVKDYFTAQSNGLFVPSYDIYLVKVDKNISSYKENEQYLVKESLEKLRAKYPQFNAQNYDADNDGFVDAVAIMYAGTEAAANNVGGFAYNLKYNAVGQQDAGNGKKFDAYFILAQMISNTTLAPIAQFIHEFSHTMGLQDHYCVYGSECYQDFTNTEYQFPSVHGWDVMATGMYNGPSNGATPVGYSAFEKQFMHWIEYETLTTTNDVTIMNPLNSSNQSYKIPVAGNNDEWFVLENRQTTDWDKYLPNSGLLIWHIDYDQAIWDSDALNDDKTHQRIDVVEAGNIKVNSYYDGFYSGYGGENLADDVFPGSQNVTSFDGFYSWNGIHQGVSLYNITEANQKICFTTKSGIAVNNCEVQSSSSFEISSSSENPFIESSSSYEPIPFSSSSEEPWFVFSSSSSETETSLQDLQKILNRIDVIENTLSIETSIAGTKQISLFDVTGHTILQKSFHTNSFELDLQKINGKVLIVKLSQGKKILQAKKISIR; from the coding sequence ATGATTGGGAAATTTCAAACAACTCTCGCGATTGGCGCTTTACTTTGGGCAAATTCTGTTTTCGCTTATCCGAAAAATCCTGCGTTAAAAACGATTGATAACGATGGCTTCGCTTTAACGATTCAAAATTTTGGCGATGAACATTATTCTTTTACGCAGACTTTAGATGGTTTTCTTGTCATTCAAAAAGAAGGCGTTTATTATTACGCAGACGAAAATGGCGAAGCGTCTTCAATGAAAGCGAAAAATTTCAATTTGCAAAACGAACAAGAGAAAGCTTATTTAAAATCCGTTGACGAAAAAAAAGTCAAAGAATCTCACGCCAAAAAGAATGGGCGAAAATTCCAAGCCGAGAAAAAAGAACGCGCTTCTTGGATTCCAAGCGTTTCGGATAAACCGAAATTGAGACTTCCCAATCCCGCGGGACATTCTTACGGAACAAATCGATTCCCCGTTATTTTGGTCGAAACGAACGATACAAAAAATTGCGATTCTCTTGAATTTTATAATCAAGTGAATCAAAACGGTTATAGTAAAAACGGCCACATCGGTTCGGTCAAAGATTATTTTACTGCGCAATCAAACGGATTATTTGTTCCCTCTTACGATATTTATTTAGTCAAAGTTGATAAAAATATTTCGAGTTACAAAGAGAACGAACAATATTTAGTCAAAGAATCTTTAGAAAAATTGCGTGCAAAATATCCTCAATTTAATGCGCAAAATTATGACGCCGATAACGATGGATTCGTCGATGCGGTTGCAATTATGTATGCTGGAACAGAAGCTGCTGCAAATAACGTCGGCGGTTTTGCATACAACTTAAAATACAACGCAGTCGGTCAACAAGATGCAGGGAACGGAAAAAAATTTGACGCTTATTTTATTTTAGCGCAAATGATTTCCAATACAACTCTTGCGCCCATCGCACAATTCATTCATGAATTTAGCCACACAATGGGGCTCCAAGATCATTACTGCGTCTACGGCAGCGAATGCTATCAAGATTTCACGAATACAGAATATCAATTTCCAAGCGTTCACGGTTGGGATGTGATGGCGACGGGAATGTATAATGGACCAAGCAACGGCGCAACTCCTGTGGGCTACAGCGCTTTTGAAAAACAGTTTATGCATTGGATTGAATATGAAACTTTGACTACGACAAATGATGTAACGATTATGAATCCACTCAATTCGTCAAATCAATCTTATAAAATTCCTGTGGCTGGAAATAACGATGAATGGTTTGTCTTGGAAAACCGCCAAACGACAGATTGGGATAAATACTTACCGAATTCGGGGCTTTTAATTTGGCATATCGATTACGATCAAGCGATTTGGGACAGCGACGCATTAAATGATGATAAAACGCATCAGAGAATTGACGTTGTTGAAGCCGGAAACATTAAAGTGAATTCCTATTACGATGGATTTTACAGCGGATATGGCGGCGAAAATTTAGCGGACGATGTATTCCCGGGCTCACAAAATGTCACTTCCTTCGATGGCTTTTATTCGTGGAATGGAATTCATCAAGGAGTTAGTTTATACAACATCACCGAAGCCAATCAAAAAATTTGCTTTACTACAAAATCCGGTATTGCTGTCAACAATTGCGAAGTTCAATCCAGTTCGAGTTTTGAAATTTCAAGTTCTTCCGAAAATCCGTTCATCGAATCTTCGAGTTCTTACGAACCGATTCCATTCAGTTCAAGTTCCGAAGAACCTTGGTTTGTTTTCAGTTCATCGAGTTCTGAAACGGAAACTTCACTCCAAGACTTACAGAAAATTTTGAATCGAATTGACGTTATCGAAAATACTTTATCAATTGAAACTTCGATTGCAGGCACAAAACAAATTTCCCTTTTCGATGTTACCGGCCACACGATTTTACAAAAATCATTTCATACAAATTCATTTGAATTGGATTTGCAAAAAATCAACGGAAAAGTTTTGATTGTAAAACTTTCCCAAGGAAAAAAGATTTTACAAGCCAAGAAAATTTCCATTCGATAA